Proteins encoded in a region of the Methanobrevibacter millerae genome:
- a CDS encoding nucleoside deaminase has product MKDDAYFMELAIMEAQKSLEEGGLPIGSVLVKDGEVISQGHNRLIQNDSVILHAEMDAIENAGRLNYEDYRKCTLYTTLSPCPMCSGAIILYNIPKVVIGENTTLMGAENFLKINDVEIVVLDDIRCRDLFLKFTCNNSEIWDEELAKVGNTTEVNDGNYCNR; this is encoded by the coding sequence ATGAAAGATGATGCTTATTTTATGGAATTAGCTATTATGGAAGCTCAAAAATCTTTAGAAGAGGGCGGTCTTCCAATAGGTTCTGTCCTTGTTAAAGATGGTGAAGTGATTTCACAAGGTCACAATAGACTAATTCAAAATGATTCTGTAATTTTGCATGCTGAAATGGATGCTATTGAAAATGCAGGCCGTTTAAATTATGAAGATTACAGAAAATGTACATTGTACACAACTCTTTCTCCCTGTCCGATGTGTTCCGGTGCAATAATATTATATAATATTCCGAAAGTTGTCATTGGTGAAAACACTACACTTATGGGAGCAGAAAATTTTCTTAAAATAAATGATGTTGAAATTGTTGTTTTGGATGATATTCGTTGCAGAGACTTATTTTTAAAATTCACATGCAATAATTCTGAAATCTGGGATGAAGAACTTGCAAAGGTAGGAAACACTACGGAGGTTAATGATGGAAATTATTGTAACCGATGA
- the polC gene encoding DNA polymerase II large subunit has protein sequence MDYFDRLEAETHKLYKIANEARSKGLDVETKTEVPLAKDLAERVEGLVGPEGVAKRIKELEKDMSREEVAFEIAAEIASAKFELTGEKADYDEEQRCDQGLRTALAILTEGVVAAPLEGISQVKIKNNFDSTKYIAVYFAGPIRSAGGTAAALAVLLGDKIRRAIEIDEFKPIEDEIERYVEEVELYESEVTNLQYSPTPEEVRFAANHIPVEVTGEQTDAVEVSHRDLERVETNNIRGGALLAMVEGVIQKSKKIHKISNNLGLNWEWLTEYSKPKKEESSDSSEESEIVHEPKYIQDIIGGRPVLGHPSEKGGFRLRYGRSRNTGLATMGVHPATMALLEFLAVGTQLKIEYPGKGNCVVPVDSIEAPTVKLKNGDVVIINSVKQARELKKDVVEILFLGDMLVAFGEFLRNNQPLYPSGWCEEWWIGLLKESENYSEDDNLDLGRLEYDYLPAKEAFELSKKYDIPLHPKYTYCYNDVTIEDLNALYDLLMECKDTYSIDEGIKLKLSYPKRTLEMIGVPHIVRDNQIIIDADNSYALLATLIDRLPKKDTTIEALNEISNIEIKNKAPAYIGTRVGRPEKSKERLMKPAPHGLFPIGNYGGSQRLVANAAKKGTIQVELSRRKCTNPNCRLMSFSSICPKCGAPTEIGKPENKKINLASMLKKASDNVNVRKVDKFKAVVGMISESKLPEPLEKGILRAKNEVFTFKDGTIRHDSTDLPLTHFIPKEIGVSVEKLLEMGYEHDCYGKPIENEDQIIELKVQDVVISNNCAEYLVNTAHFIDDELTKFYGMEIFYNVKTKTDLIGHLIAGLAPHTSAGVLGRIVGFTKALGCYAHPYFHSAKRRNCDSDEDAVMLLLDALINFSKTYLPNTRGGSMDAPLVLSSRIDPEEIDDESHNLDIYERFPVEFYDRTKDPLKPAEVLDLIDNVEMHLGTPEQYEGLMFSHHTSSIHAGPTLCLYKRLPSMKEKVEAQIELAEKIRAVDQRDVVERVLSSHFLPDIMGNSRAFSKQKVRCTKCNSKYRRIPLTGKCTKCGGNLILSVSKGSVQKYLGISQDLVNRYPVSPYLKQRLEIQEFGINSLFESDKSKQSSLDVFF, from the coding sequence ATGGATTATTTTGATAGATTAGAAGCTGAAACTCACAAATTATACAAGATAGCTAATGAGGCTCGCTCTAAAGGACTGGATGTTGAAACAAAAACAGAAGTTCCTTTAGCAAAGGATTTAGCTGAACGGGTAGAAGGGCTTGTAGGTCCTGAAGGAGTAGCTAAACGTATAAAAGAATTAGAAAAAGATATGTCAAGAGAAGAAGTTGCTTTTGAAATAGCAGCAGAAATTGCATCTGCAAAATTTGAATTGACTGGAGAAAAGGCAGATTACGATGAAGAGCAAAGATGCGATCAGGGATTAAGAACAGCTCTTGCAATATTGACTGAAGGGGTAGTGGCTGCACCGCTCGAAGGTATTTCACAAGTCAAAATCAAAAATAATTTCGATTCAACAAAATATATTGCCGTATACTTCGCAGGACCTATCAGAAGCGCTGGAGGTACTGCTGCAGCACTTGCCGTATTGCTTGGAGATAAAATTAGAAGAGCTATAGAAATTGATGAATTCAAACCTATAGAGGATGAAATAGAGCGTTATGTGGAAGAAGTAGAACTTTACGAATCAGAAGTTACCAATCTCCAGTATTCACCAACACCGGAAGAAGTAAGATTTGCAGCAAACCACATACCCGTTGAAGTTACAGGCGAACAGACTGATGCAGTTGAAGTATCACACAGAGATTTGGAACGTGTTGAAACAAACAATATTCGTGGTGGAGCATTACTGGCTATGGTTGAAGGGGTTATCCAGAAATCCAAAAAAATCCATAAGATTTCAAATAATCTTGGACTTAACTGGGAATGGCTTACAGAGTATTCAAAACCTAAAAAAGAAGAATCTTCTGATTCATCCGAAGAGTCCGAAATTGTCCACGAACCTAAATACATTCAGGATATTATTGGTGGAAGACCTGTTTTAGGACATCCTTCTGAAAAGGGAGGATTTAGATTAAGATATGGAAGATCCAGAAATACAGGTCTTGCTACAATGGGTGTTCACCCCGCCACAATGGCATTGCTTGAATTTTTGGCTGTTGGAACACAACTTAAAATCGAATATCCCGGTAAAGGAAATTGTGTAGTTCCGGTAGATTCAATTGAGGCTCCTACAGTCAAGCTCAAAAATGGTGATGTTGTCATTATCAACAGCGTTAAGCAAGCACGTGAGCTTAAAAAGGATGTTGTTGAAATATTGTTCTTAGGAGACATGCTTGTTGCATTTGGTGAGTTTTTAAGAAACAATCAGCCATTATATCCATCAGGATGGTGTGAAGAATGGTGGATTGGACTTTTAAAGGAAAGTGAAAATTACTCTGAAGATGACAATCTTGATTTAGGTCGTTTAGAATATGATTATTTGCCTGCTAAAGAAGCCTTTGAACTATCTAAAAAGTATGACATTCCACTTCATCCAAAATATACATACTGCTATAATGATGTAACTATCGAAGATTTGAATGCACTATATGATCTGCTGATGGAGTGCAAGGATACCTACAGCATTGATGAAGGAATTAAATTAAAGTTATCCTATCCTAAAAGGACACTTGAAATGATAGGTGTGCCACATATTGTTCGTGACAATCAAATAATTATAGATGCTGATAACTCATATGCACTTCTTGCAACACTGATAGATAGACTACCTAAAAAGGACACAACTATTGAAGCCTTAAACGAAATATCAAATATTGAAATAAAAAACAAGGCTCCGGCATATATCGGTACCCGTGTAGGAAGGCCTGAAAAATCAAAAGAAAGACTAATGAAACCTGCACCACATGGACTGTTCCCAATTGGAAACTATGGTGGATCTCAAAGGCTCGTTGCCAATGCCGCCAAAAAAGGTACAATACAGGTCGAATTATCAAGAAGAAAATGTACAAATCCCAACTGTAGATTAATGTCATTCAGTTCAATCTGTCCTAAATGTGGTGCCCCAACAGAAATTGGAAAGCCTGAAAATAAAAAAATCAACCTGGCATCAATGCTTAAAAAAGCATCAGACAATGTTAACGTGAGAAAAGTTGATAAGTTTAAGGCTGTTGTAGGTATGATTTCCGAATCCAAGCTTCCGGAGCCATTGGAAAAAGGAATACTTAGGGCTAAAAATGAAGTGTTTACCTTTAAGGATGGTACAATACGTCACGATTCAACAGATTTACCTCTGACCCATTTTATACCAAAAGAAATTGGAGTCAGCGTTGAAAAGCTTCTTGAAATGGGCTATGAGCATGACTGTTATGGAAAACCTATAGAAAACGAGGACCAAATCATTGAACTCAAGGTTCAGGACGTTGTTATTTCAAACAATTGTGCTGAATATCTGGTAAATACCGCACATTTCATTGATGATGAATTGACCAAATTTTATGGAATGGAAATCTTCTACAATGTAAAAACCAAAACTGACTTGATTGGACATTTGATTGCAGGACTTGCTCCACACACATCCGCCGGAGTATTGGGACGTATAGTTGGATTTACAAAGGCATTAGGCTGTTACGCCCACCCTTATTTCCACTCAGCAAAACGTAGAAACTGCGACAGTGACGAAGATGCTGTGATGCTGCTTTTGGATGCATTGATTAACTTTTCAAAAACATACTTGCCTAATACCAGAGGAGGAAGTATGGATGCTCCATTGGTTTTATCTTCAAGAATTGACCCTGAAGAAATTGATGACGAATCCCACAACCTAGACATCTATGAACGCTTTCCTGTCGAGTTTTATGACAGAACAAAAGATCCGCTCAAACCTGCAGAAGTTCTGGATTTGATTGATAATGTTGAAATGCATTTGGGAACTCCCGAGCAATATGAGGGATTGATGTTTTCCCACCATACCTCAAGCATTCATGCAGGTCCGACATTATGTCTTTACAAAAGACTGCCTTCCATGAAGGAAAAAGTGGAAGCTCAAATTGAACTTGCTGAAAAAATCAGAGCAGTTGACCAAAGGGATGTTGTGGAAAGAGTATTGTCCTCCCACTTCCTGCCGGACATTATGGGTAACTCAAGAGCATTTTCCAAACAGAAAGTAAGATGTACAAAATGCAATTCAAAATACAGAAGAATCCCATTGACTGGAAAATGTACAAAATGTGGCGGAAATCTGATTCTTTCAGTATCAAAAGGATCAGTTCAAAAATATCTCGGAATTTCACAGGATTTAGTAAATAGATACCCTGTATCACCATACTTAAAACAACGTTTGGAAATCCAGGAATTCGGTATTAATTCACTGTTTGAAAGTGATAAATCAAAGCAAAGTTCTTTAGATGTATTTTTCTAA
- the nrdD gene encoding anaerobic ribonucleoside-triphosphate reductase yields the protein MEKSSEIGNNLNKSVKINVEKNNGIKERFSYEKLLKSLVMVETPFFESDKIVATVVSQLYDGITTKEIKKIVYECLEDIDGEIANKYLASTQLKVRTSRDTIEAFDLSKIANTLIEETGASQETAFEIATETWKELKKLNVEYLTAPMIREIVNTKLVEYGLEDLRSRYTRLGIPVYNITSLIENGNRDNANMIHNPESIHKHVADEALKQYALLKMLPANLADAHMSGDIHIHDLEFFAGRPLNCMQHDIRTFIKYGLKVDGTGDHTSIAGAPNHMETLMNHTGEIMLAAQQNMSGGQGMSLWNVFVAPFARGRTYDEIKQSVQMLVYNLNMAYAARGSQVPFTSMALEFGVPNFLKDETAYGPKGKVVGTYGDFEEETRLIQRAFTETLLAGDNEGKPHLFPNTIYTLREETMTSEYEEDIRLVHELSAKYGSSYFVNMLADYRGDMANYMGCRTCLQDNWTGDWDQDCLRTGNLAYVTLNLPRIGYQSRDESQVFEYLDEYMDLATETLMLRREQGLKCLNDFHILPFLKQKVAEDSYYRIQNSTLSFGFVGLNEMLLSLFGEGIENPDANKFGIKCLEYINERANKLKEETGLRWSVLQTPAESTAYRFATLDKKQFGDQVIVQGDGNANYYTNSSHVPVDTSASLIEKIKIEEQYHPLTPGGHIFHAFMGESYSDPDSLMSLTNKIARKSDIGFWAYSSALSFCLKCKTLMKGLNNVCPTCGESEDVEWYDRITGYVQQVGRAKSASGGWNPGKRQELIDRRRFEDN from the coding sequence ATGGAAAAAAGTTCAGAAATAGGAAATAATTTAAATAAATCCGTTAAAATCAATGTAGAAAAAAATAACGGAATTAAAGAAAGATTCAGCTATGAAAAATTATTAAAATCATTAGTTATGGTCGAAACTCCATTCTTTGAATCTGATAAAATTGTAGCTACTGTCGTATCCCAATTATATGATGGAATCACTACAAAAGAAATTAAAAAAATAGTTTATGAATGTTTAGAAGACATTGACGGTGAAATTGCTAACAAATACTTAGCAAGTACCCAATTAAAAGTACGTACTTCAAGAGATACTATTGAAGCATTCGATTTATCAAAAATCGCTAATACTTTAATTGAAGAAACCGGGGCAAGCCAAGAAACAGCTTTTGAAATAGCTACCGAAACTTGGAAAGAACTTAAAAAATTAAATGTCGAATACTTAACTGCTCCAATGATAAGGGAAATCGTCAACACAAAATTAGTTGAATACGGACTTGAAGATTTAAGAAGCCGTTACACCCGTTTAGGTATTCCTGTTTACAACATTACCTCTTTAATCGAAAACGGTAACAGAGATAATGCAAACATGATTCACAACCCTGAAAGTATCCACAAACATGTGGCAGACGAAGCATTGAAACAATATGCATTATTAAAAATGCTTCCAGCAAACTTGGCTGATGCACACATGTCCGGAGACATTCACATTCACGACTTAGAATTCTTCGCAGGAAGACCATTAAACTGTATGCAACACGATATCAGAACTTTCATCAAATACGGACTTAAAGTAGACGGTACCGGGGACCACACATCCATTGCAGGTGCACCAAACCACATGGAAACTTTAATGAACCACACTGGTGAAATCATGCTTGCAGCACAACAAAACATGTCCGGTGGACAAGGAATGTCTCTCTGGAATGTATTTGTAGCTCCATTTGCAAGAGGCAGAACCTACGATGAAATCAAACAGTCCGTGCAAATGCTTGTTTACAACCTGAACATGGCTTACGCAGCTCGTGGATCACAAGTACCATTTACAAGTATGGCATTGGAATTCGGTGTTCCTAATTTCTTAAAAGATGAAACCGCTTACGGACCAAAAGGTAAAGTAGTAGGAACATACGGAGACTTTGAAGAAGAAACCAGATTAATCCAAAGAGCATTCACTGAAACATTACTCGCAGGAGATAATGAAGGAAAACCTCACTTATTCCCAAATACAATTTATACCTTACGTGAAGAAACAATGACCAGTGAATACGAAGAAGACATCCGTTTAGTTCACGAATTATCTGCGAAATACGGTTCATCATACTTTGTAAACATGTTAGCTGACTACAGAGGAGATATGGCTAACTACATGGGATGCAGAACCTGTTTACAAGACAACTGGACTGGTGACTGGGACCAAGACTGTTTAAGAACAGGTAACTTAGCATACGTAACATTAAACCTTCCAAGAATCGGATACCAATCAAGAGATGAATCCCAAGTATTTGAATACTTAGATGAATACATGGATTTAGCAACCGAAACATTAATGCTTAGAAGAGAACAAGGTTTAAAATGTTTAAATGACTTCCACATTTTACCATTCTTAAAACAAAAAGTAGCTGAAGATTCATACTACAGAATCCAGAACTCAACATTATCATTTGGTTTTGTCGGACTTAACGAAATGTTACTTTCATTATTCGGCGAAGGTATTGAAAACCCAGATGCAAACAAATTCGGTATCAAATGTCTCGAATACATTAATGAAAGAGCAAACAAATTAAAAGAAGAAACTGGACTCAGATGGTCTGTATTACAAACCCCTGCTGAATCTACTGCTTACAGATTTGCAACTCTCGATAAAAAACAATTCGGAGACCAAGTCATTGTACAAGGTGACGGTAATGCTAACTACTACACCAACTCATCTCATGTGCCAGTAGATACCTCCGCATCATTAATTGAAAAAATCAAAATAGAAGAGCAATACCACCCATTAACTCCAGGTGGACACATCTTCCATGCATTCATGGGTGAATCATACTCAGATCCAGATTCATTAATGAGCTTAACCAATAAGATTGCAAGAAAATCAGACATAGGTTTCTGGGCTTACAGTTCCGCATTAAGTTTCTGTTTAAAATGTAAAACATTGATGAAAGGATTAAATAATGTTTGTCCTACCTGTGGTGAAAGTGAAGATGTAGAATGGTATGACAGAATTACTGGATACGTACAACAAGTAGGTCGTGCAAAATCTGCATCAGGTGGTTGGAACCCAGGTAAACGTCAAGAATTAATTGACAGAAGAAGATTTGAAGATAACTAA
- a CDS encoding type II toxin-antitoxin system RelE/ParE family toxin encodes MKYKLFEHKKAKRFLKKHAKDEKLLLRINKKYLEILKNPYESEFIELTSNKYPKCQRARVGNYRIILC; translated from the coding sequence ATGAAATATAAATTATTTGAACACAAAAAAGCAAAAAGATTTCTTAAAAAACATGCAAAAGATGAAAAATTATTGTTAAGAATTAATAAAAAATACCTAGAAATTTTAAAAAATCCTTATGAATCAGAATTTATAGAATTAACAAGTAACAAATATCCAAAATGCCAAAGAGCTAGAGTAGGTAACTACAGAATAATATTATGTTAG
- a CDS encoding 50S ribosomal protein L21e, translating into MQRSRGFKSRSRKKLTKVERKGRTNPITNRFQKFEEGDLVHIIINPSIQKGQPHSRFHGKTGQIIGKKGKAYLVALKEGNKAKELIVRPDHLKLQN; encoded by the coding sequence ATGCAAAGATCAAGAGGATTTAAAAGCAGATCAAGAAAAAAATTAACTAAAGTTGAAAGAAAAGGTAGAACTAACCCAATCACTAACAGATTCCAAAAATTCGAAGAAGGGGATTTAGTTCACATTATTATTAACCCAAGTATTCAAAAAGGTCAACCACATTCCAGATTCCATGGTAAAACTGGACAAATTATTGGTAAAAAAGGTAAAGCTTACTTAGTAGCTTTAAAAGAAGGAAATAAAGCAAAAGAATTAATTGTTAGACCTGACCACTTAAAATTACAAAACTGA
- a CDS encoding RNA polymerase Rpb4 family protein translates to MIGKNIIKKEEITGVEVKETLEEFSQDYELNYEQNVTLNHLARFPRFSLEDSQKIIDELENKIGLRHKVAVHIVDLIPQDLSDLRLIFAKEPTQVSKEEMEQILEILNQYFPEE, encoded by the coding sequence ATGATTGGTAAAAACATCATTAAAAAAGAGGAAATTACAGGAGTTGAAGTTAAAGAAACTCTTGAAGAATTTTCTCAAGATTATGAATTAAATTACGAGCAAAATGTAACTTTAAATCATCTTGCCAGATTTCCAAGATTTTCTCTTGAAGACTCACAAAAAATCATTGATGAACTTGAAAACAAAATCGGCTTAAGACATAAGGTTGCAGTGCACATCGTTGATTTAATTCCACAAGATTTATCTGATTTAAGATTAATATTTGCAAAAGAGCCAACTCAAGTAAGCAAAGAAGAAATGGAACAAATACTTGAAATCTTAAATCAATATTTCCCAGAAGAATAG
- a CDS encoding DUF655 domain-containing protein, with amino-acid sequence MDKRNNKRKNPPQKTEDNAVILDYLSLGYVQSDMSKFKGKAIAQAIGTDYFTLLELAPKRGVDLEIQDTVYIGKGKRDKIYRVLGKLDFENLTATSRIELEYAIKDIVISREEEFVDFFNTAGPVNTRLHKLELIPGIGKKYMWDIIEERKKKEFESFEDISERVPALSDPVAMIVNRVKQELDTTTVKKGKQKYYLFTPIPRSPQNRNKR; translated from the coding sequence ATGGATAAAAGAAATAATAAAAGAAAAAACCCACCTCAAAAAACTGAGGACAATGCAGTGATACTTGATTATCTTAGTTTAGGATATGTTCAGTCTGATATGTCTAAGTTTAAGGGTAAAGCTATTGCTCAAGCTATTGGTACTGATTACTTCACTTTATTAGAATTAGCACCTAAAAGAGGTGTTGATTTAGAGATTCAAGATACCGTCTATATTGGAAAAGGAAAAAGAGACAAAATTTATAGAGTCCTTGGAAAATTAGACTTTGAAAATTTAACCGCTACAAGTAGAATAGAACTCGAATATGCAATTAAAGATATTGTCATATCCAGAGAAGAAGAATTCGTTGACTTTTTCAACACTGCAGGTCCTGTTAATACAAGATTACACAAATTAGAGTTAATTCCTGGAATTGGTAAAAAATACATGTGGGACATTATCGAAGAGCGTAAGAAAAAAGAGTTTGAAAGCTTTGAAGATATAAGTGAAAGAGTTCCTGCATTATCTGATCCTGTTGCTATGATTGTTAACCGCGTAAAACAAGAATTAGATACTACAACAGTTAAGAAAGGTAAACAAAAATATTATTTATTCACACCTATTCCTAGAAGCCCTCAAAACAGGAATAAACGATAA
- the rsmA gene encoding 16S rRNA (adenine(1518)-N(6)/adenine(1519)-N(6))-dimethyltransferase RsmA: MNSKGNESLSKATKSILNKYRIRLNKNLGQNYLIDNNKRNQIINFGDISKEDIVLEIGAGIGTLTIELAKKAKKVIAIEQDSNICKILNQRLKDEKIDNVELINDDALKIEFPKFNKIVSNLPYQISSPITFKFLDYDFDLAILMYQKEFGERMNGEVGSKNYSRLSAMLYFKCDVKLLSDVSCESFIPKPKVDSVVMGLTPKESKIDSKDFNVYSKFTKALFQHRNKKIRNALIDSRHIVSNLDKKEIKKRLNDIDDERINDYLTKRVVVLSPEEILFISKELNPIFND, translated from the coding sequence TTGAATAGTAAAGGTAACGAATCCTTATCTAAAGCAACAAAATCTATTCTTAATAAATACAGAATAAGATTAAACAAAAATCTTGGACAAAATTACTTAATTGACAATAATAAACGCAATCAAATAATTAATTTTGGAGATATATCTAAAGAGGATATTGTTTTAGAAATTGGTGCAGGAATCGGTACGCTTACAATAGAACTAGCTAAAAAAGCTAAAAAAGTAATAGCTATTGAACAAGATTCCAATATTTGTAAAATATTGAATCAACGTTTAAAAGACGAAAAAATTGATAATGTAGAGCTTATAAATGATGATGCATTGAAAATTGAATTTCCAAAGTTCAATAAGATAGTATCCAATCTACCTTATCAAATATCATCACCCATTACCTTTAAATTTTTAGATTATGATTTTGACTTAGCCATCCTGATGTATCAAAAGGAATTTGGCGAAAGAATGAACGGTGAAGTTGGAAGCAAAAACTATTCAAGGCTTTCAGCAATGCTTTATTTTAAATGTGATGTCAAATTGTTAAGTGATGTCAGTTGCGAGAGCTTTATACCTAAACCGAAGGTAGATTCCGTTGTCATGGGATTGACGCCAAAAGAATCAAAAATAGATTCAAAAGATTTCAACGTTTATTCTAAATTTACAAAGGCGTTATTCCAGCATAGAAACAAAAAAATTAGAAATGCACTGATTGATTCAAGACATATCGTCAGCAATCTTGATAAAAAGGAAATTAAAAAAAGACTTAACGACATAGATGATGAAAGAATAAATGACTACTTAACCAAAAGAGTCGTTGTACTTAGTCCTGAAGAGATTTTATTTATTTCAAAAGAGCTTAACCCTATTTTTAATGATTAA
- a CDS encoding HemK2/MTQ2 family protein methyltransferase: protein MDFIIDTHENVYIPAEDSYLLAENLEIKNGQSVLEIGTGTGIVAMYASKLTDKVTATDINFDAITLAESNFKANNIDNIELLFGNLFEPVKNRKFDVILFNTPYLPTDEGDVIDSNLNYAFDGGLNGRKVIDLFLNEVKNHLNDGGIVQLIQSSFSDNDETLNMLDELGFIAEIAKKEHYFFEDIVLINAYLI from the coding sequence ATGGATTTTATAATTGATACTCACGAAAATGTTTACATACCTGCGGAAGACAGTTATCTTCTTGCTGAAAATTTAGAGATAAAAAATGGACAAAGTGTTTTAGAGATTGGTACTGGCACTGGAATTGTAGCAATGTATGCATCCAAACTAACTGACAAAGTAACCGCAACAGACATTAATTTTGATGCTATAACCTTAGCAGAATCAAATTTTAAAGCAAATAACATTGATAACATAGAATTGCTTTTTGGAAATCTTTTTGAACCTGTAAAAAATAGAAAGTTTGATGTAATTTTATTCAATACTCCATATCTACCTACTGATGAAGGTGATGTTATAGATAGCAATTTAAATTATGCATTCGATGGTGGATTAAATGGAAGAAAAGTTATTGATCTTTTTTTAAATGAAGTGAAAAATCATTTAAATGATGGTGGAATTGTCCAGCTGATTCAGTCTTCATTTTCGGATAATGATGAAACACTAAACATGCTTGATGAACTTGGTTTCATAGCAGAAATTGCAAAAAAAGAACATTATTTTTTTGAAGATATTGTATTGATAAATGCTTATCTAATTTAA
- the dapF gene encoding diaminopimelate epimerase: protein MLDLKGLKFSKMHGIGNDFPIIDESKGEVIPESDKPEACRILCHRNFGVGGDGVLFVEPSDVADIGYRMFNPDGSEAEMCGNGIRCFGDFVYRKGILKQEKMTVETRAGIKTIEITLENDEPVLFKVDMGTSTFKTPEIPMTSDEDEFIDGQLDVIDTKFNVTAISVGNPHAIIFVDDVDSIDINKYGPAIEAHEVFPEKINVHFVEVISKNEGRMITWERGAGVTLACGTGATSTAISGYKLGLFDENILLHLPGGDLNFDVYEENGELGAFMKGPAKLVFDGEF, encoded by the coding sequence ATGCTTGATTTAAAAGGATTAAAATTTTCAAAAATGCATGGTATTGGAAATGACTTCCCTATAATTGACGAATCAAAAGGTGAAGTAATTCCCGAAAGCGATAAGCCGGAAGCTTGCAGAATATTATGCCACAGAAACTTCGGTGTAGGTGGAGATGGAGTATTGTTTGTAGAACCGTCTGATGTTGCAGACATTGGATACAGAATGTTCAATCCAGATGGAAGCGAAGCTGAAATGTGTGGTAATGGTATAAGATGCTTTGGTGATTTTGTTTATAGAAAAGGTATTTTAAAACAGGAAAAAATGACTGTTGAAACAAGAGCCGGGATTAAAACCATTGAAATAACTCTAGAAAATGATGAGCCTGTTTTGTTTAAGGTAGATATGGGCACATCAACTTTCAAAACTCCTGAAATTCCAATGACTAGTGATGAAGATGAATTTATTGACGGCCAATTGGATGTCATTGACACTAAATTCAATGTTACAGCCATTAGTGTAGGAAATCCTCATGCAATAATCTTCGTCGATGATGTTGATTCCATTGACATTAATAAATATGGTCCGGCTATTGAAGCACATGAAGTTTTTCCTGAAAAAATCAATGTACACTTTGTTGAAGTCATAAGCAAAAATGAAGGTAGGATGATTACCTGGGAACGTGGTGCAGGAGTAACTCTTGCATGCGGTACTGGCGCAACCTCAACAGCAATTTCCGGTTATAAATTAGGATTATTTGATGAAAATATATTGCTACATTTACCTGGTGGAGATTTAAACTTTGATGTCTATGAGGAAAATGGTGAATTGGGAGCTTTCATGAAAGGTCCTGCAAAACTTGTTTTTGATGGAGAATTCTAA